The Notoacmeibacter ruber DNA segment CCCACGAAGCTGGCGTCGGACGTCTCGCACCACTCAGCTACACGAACACAGGGGCGATCCGGTCACAGAAGGTAACGCCGGAGCTGGAGGAACAGATCCGGCGCGGCGTCCAGGCCGTCTATGGCGATGGGTACAGCGTTGAGGTCTATTCGGGCGGCCAGCCGAAGAAGGGGTCGGGTCTCGCCCGCATCGGATCGACCCGCCATGATGGCGGCCGGGCGGCCGATCTCTACGTGGTCGGTCCGGATGGCAAGCGCGTCACCGGGGACCAGCTCGCTCGCCTGGGTCAGCACTGGGCCGCTTCCGGACACGGCGGCGTTGGTCTCGAAATGCGTGGCGGCGGCATCCATCTCGATAATCATCGCGACCGTGCAAAACACTGGAACTACGCAAATGAGCGGGGGCGTTACACGGCCGGGCAAGCCGCCGCGATGCGTGATGGCCTCGCCGGCATTCCCCCCGCCTATGCCGACCCCGACGCGCTCGATCCCGCCCGCTACGCCGAAGATGGCTGGGCGAAGAGCGGACGTCCGGTTCCCTTGCCGAAGGCCCGCCCCGAGCGCGCCCCGGCTGCGCGCGGCGCCACAACGACAGTTCACAATTATCACGGCGTCGATCCGCAGGTGATGGCGCTCCGCGCCCAGCGCCGCCAGCGTCGCGATATCGCCATGGCCGAAGCGCGGGCCATGCACGATACCGCCGTTCCGGCCGCATAAGGACCGAAGCGATGGCCACACGAACCCACTGCTCAATCGGCAAGGCCCAGCTGAAAGTGATCGGCCTCAATCCCGAGATCATCAATCTGGAATCCGAAGCGCGCTTGCCCGGTGCGCCGACCTGGCGCGGGATGGACTATCAGGCGACCGGCATGGGTGAACGCCGCATTCTGATCCGCGCCCGTACCGCGCCGCATCTGGTCGGCGGCCTCGATGCGCTCGATTGGCTGTTCGTCCACCAGGAGCGCCAGGAGGCGGTCAATTTCCTGCGCCTCGGCACCAATTACATGGCGCGCCGGATCGGCACGGTTGGCGTGCGCTTCGTCGGTGTCGAGGAAACCAAACTCCACCCGCTGGACGGGCGCGGCCGCATCGTGGAGGTGGAGATCGACCTCGTGGTGCTCGGAGGGCGCGCGCGATGAGACGGGCCGTGACGGATGCACCGATCCGCCTCGACAGGCTCGCCAAAAGCCTTTTCGGCAGCGAGCAGAGCGGCACGGTCGAGGCGCTGCTGGCCGCCAACCCACTTCTGGCTCTCTCCCTGCAGGTCGATTTCGTCGTGCCGGCCGGGACCGTGCTCTCCATTCCGGAAACGGTCGAGACGCCCGCCGACCGACTGACCCGGCCGTGGGAGTAAGCAACCATGCGGACCCCTGAAATCGTCATCACAGGGCCGGACGGCCGCAATCTTGCCGAACGCCTGGCCGACCTCTTCATCGGCGTCCGGATCAGCGATCTTGCCATGGGCGAAGCGGATGAACTGCAGATCCGCTTTCGCCGCCAGCGGCCCTATCTGCAGCCGCCCGCCGCCGACACCGAATTTCGCGCCGCGATCGGCTGGAAGGGTGGCCCTTTGAGCGAATTCGGCACCTTTCGCTATCAGAGAACGCTTTATACGGGCGAACCGGAGAGCGGCCAGGAGATGGTGCTGGTTTGCCGGGCGGTGGAAATGAGCGATGGCTGGAAGGGCGTCGACTCCGAGCATTTCGACGAGGAGAACGGCCACCGGACCTATGGCGACGTGCTGCGGACGCTCGCCAGGCGCGAGGGATTGCCAGCCGCGATCGACCCGGCAATCGACGCACTGGAGCTGCCGGGCGGCTATCTTCTGCGCTGGCGGCAATCGGCGGTCGGACTGGCCTCGGAAATCGGCGAGGATCTCGGCGCGATCGTCAAGCTGCAGGCCGGAAAACTGACGGTTCGGCGGCGCGGGACATCACAGACGCCATCGGGATCGAGCCTGCCGCCGATCGTCATCCCTTTCGATCCAAACCGCTCCTTTCAGGTCGATATCGAGCCGCGTTACGGCGTCGCTTCTGTCGCGGGGGGCTGGTTCGATGCGTCGGCCGGGCGTCCAAAGGAAGCACTGGCGCAGCTCGGCCGTGGCTCCGCCCGGATCGGCCTGCCGCATCTTTTCGGCTCCGAACAGCTTGCTGCGGCGGTTGCCGGCGCCGCGGCCGCGCGCATGGAAGCGGAGACAGCCAAGGCGATCTTCGAGATGGAGGGCGATGCCCGCGCCGTCGCCGACGCGCCGGTCCGCCCGCAAGGCTTCGGGCCGGACATCGACAATATCAACTGGATTGCGCTGGCCTGTTATCACGAAGCGGGACCGGAAGCCGGATGGTCGACGATCGTCGAAGCGGAAATGGGCTGGTTCTGATGGCGTCAGTCGGCTTGCGGAAAGGTGCGGCATCTGACGAGGCGGGGATCGTCGAGCTCCTCGATCCAAAGGCTCATGCCGGGGATGGCCACCCGCGCCTCGCGGTAACCCGAACTGTTTTTCTTCGCGACCGCCTCCTCCAGAAGACGCCGTCCCATCTCGGGGTTGAGGTCGTTCCGCCACATGCGCATGGCGGCAATGCAGGCAGCGTCCAGATCGGCCGGATCGGCGGCGTAGGAAAGCGCCACCTCGATGCCTTTCGGATTGACCCGGAATTGAAGCCCTGCCGCTTCGCCTATGCAGTTGCTCTCGGAGCATTCGAAATTCGTCGCAATGCCGCCTTCCTGCAAAAGCCTTTCGGAGAACATCCGACCGAAAGCCGATTTGATCGCGGCATCCTTCAGGCGGTCCTGTTCGGTGTAGACATACTCGTCTTCATTCTCTGCAGTTTCAGCAACAGAGGGCGAAGCGATAAGGCTGATCGCAATCGCCGCGACAAATCGTCTCATCCGATGCCTCCATAATCCGGGCGTCCGGAGCGAACGCTCCGATGACGGGCCTAGATTGGCGTCCCGACCCGTCAGACAGCACAAAGAGATAACTGCCCCGCCCGGCTCGCTTTCGCAAGCCGCCGGAAGGTGGACAGAAGTCGTTAGAGAACCATGAAGAAGGACATCCGCTGCGTTTCGTGCCAGGCGCTGCTTTTCAAAATTGCATCAACCAGGGGGCAGACGCCCGCTCGTCTGCCGGGTATAGAAATCAAGTGCCGCCGATGCGGCGCACTCAACGCTTTCAGGGCCGACGAGCCCGATTGAACCGATCGCCACAGAGCGCCTCTTTCGAAAGGATGCTTATGTGGCTTCACATACCACCCAGCTTCACGGGATTGCCCTCTGCGCCGGCGTCGGCGGAATGGAGCTCGGTCTCCACGTCGCAGAACCCGGATACCGAACTGTTTGTTACGTCGAGCGGGAAGCCTTCGCTGCGTCGGTGCTCGTGGCGCGGATGGCAGACGCGGCCCTGGATCACGCACCTGTCTGGGATGACGTTACCACCTTCGACGGCCGCGCTTGGCGCGGCAAGGTTCATATCCTCACTGCCGGCTATCCCTGCCAGCCATTTTCATTCGCCGGCCG contains these protein-coding regions:
- a CDS encoding Com family DNA-binding transcriptional regulator, with protein sequence MKKDIRCVSCQALLFKIASTRGQTPARLPGIEIKCRRCGALNAFRADEPD
- a CDS encoding tail protein X; this translates as MRRAVTDAPIRLDRLAKSLFGSEQSGTVEALLAANPLLALSLQVDFVVPAGTVLSIPETVETPADRLTRPWE